The Candidatus Neptunochlamydia vexilliferae genome includes a window with the following:
- the glgC gene encoding glucose-1-phosphate adenylyltransferase codes for MTPSKRFQLTDRVACIILAGGQGTRLFPLTQHRCKPAVNFGGRYRLIDVPISNSLNSNMNHIFVISQYFSSGLNEHIKETYPLDHFQGGSLSLLCPEERPSGKTWYEGTADAVRKNLDALTSLPIDYFLVLSGDQLYNMDLEAMVQFAYEKDADLTIAALPVGKTQAPRLGLLNIDDDSNIVDFHEKPKDPAILEKFELSDEFVTCNDIHCCNPPYFLASMGIYVFKKEVLVSLLQEDSREDFGKHLIPTQLKKGKAAAFLHQGYWEDIGTISSYFEANLSLTTNSLGLDLYNEVLPIYAHNHHLPGARLTQTIVKDSVVCDGAVLEAKSVTHSIIGVRSVVKQGTVIEDAILLGNHTYTDVKDGTRDYAIGENCLIKRAIIDQNVTIGNNVKLTNAENLDTYDGEGIYIRDGIIIVTSGTTLPDNFTL; via the coding sequence TTGACACCATCAAAAAGATTTCAGCTTACCGACCGCGTTGCCTGCATTATCTTAGCAGGAGGACAGGGAACCCGTCTCTTCCCATTGACGCAGCACCGTTGTAAACCCGCTGTAAACTTTGGGGGGCGGTACCGCCTGATCGACGTTCCCATCTCTAACTCCCTCAACTCCAATATGAATCACATCTTTGTCATCTCCCAGTACTTTTCCTCTGGGCTCAATGAACATATTAAGGAAACCTATCCTCTTGACCACTTCCAGGGAGGAAGCCTTTCCCTTCTTTGTCCGGAAGAGCGCCCTTCTGGAAAAACCTGGTATGAAGGAACCGCCGACGCGGTTAGAAAAAACCTCGATGCCCTGACCAGCCTTCCCATCGACTACTTCCTCGTCCTCTCAGGAGACCAGCTTTACAACATGGATCTCGAAGCCATGGTCCAATTTGCTTATGAGAAAGATGCCGACCTGACCATCGCTGCCCTTCCTGTTGGAAAAACCCAAGCTCCTCGCCTGGGCCTTCTTAACATCGATGACGATTCTAATATTGTTGACTTCCACGAGAAGCCGAAAGATCCTGCGATCTTAGAAAAGTTTGAGCTTTCCGATGAGTTTGTGACCTGCAACGACATCCACTGCTGCAATCCTCCCTATTTCCTCGCCTCAATGGGAATCTATGTCTTTAAAAAAGAGGTACTCGTCTCCCTTCTCCAAGAAGATTCTCGAGAAGACTTTGGGAAACACCTCATCCCCACCCAACTTAAAAAAGGAAAGGCAGCCGCCTTCCTCCACCAAGGGTACTGGGAAGACATCGGAACGATCTCCTCCTACTTCGAAGCAAACCTGTCCCTGACCACTAACAGCTTAGGCCTTGATCTCTATAACGAAGTCCTTCCGATCTATGCTCATAACCACCACCTTCCAGGAGCCCGCCTTACCCAAACCATCGTTAAGGATTCGGTGGTCTGTGATGGAGCTGTTCTCGAAGCCAAGTCAGTTACCCACAGCATTATTGGAGTCCGTTCCGTCGTCAAACAAGGAACGGTGATCGAAGATGCGATTCTCCTCGGAAACCACACCTATACCGACGTCAAAGATGGAACTCGCGACTACGCCATTGGTGAAAACTGCCTCATTAAACGGGCAATCATCGACCAAAATGTCACGATTGGAAACAATGTAAAGCTAACCAATGCCGAGAATCTCGATACCTATGATGGTGAAGGGATTTACATCCGCGATGGGATCATCATCGTCACCAGTGGGACTACCCTTCCTGATAATTTTACTCTTTAG
- a CDS encoding HEAT repeat domain-containing protein, whose protein sequence is MNNLIDTIDMEILMHRDAHFGSSFDVMLEYYEHEGVGVMPDFEIEEIKKLKELEHQGGENLSEVYLPEEAKEGIEKAQKLYQDLREVYAEEKTPKESLLLSDLILSEEEVPEKEIAAIVTQGKSMVPALIDLLTSSTFYDPLYPGYGRSPIFAARCLAKIRDERAIPPLFEALGQDNFFTDEEVIHALASFGEKAKAFLIQRLKQEPFSKDNEYAAIALTGFTEDEEIGKGALEVLENEKTLKKPLFATYLIFACTDLTEEAERERFIAIAKKKGPSKTLLDEMLIVIKNWKKSP, encoded by the coding sequence ATGAATAACCTGATCGACACCATCGACATGGAAATCCTCATGCATCGTGATGCCCACTTTGGGAGCAGCTTTGATGTAATGCTCGAGTACTATGAGCATGAAGGGGTAGGGGTGATGCCCGACTTTGAGATCGAAGAGATCAAAAAGCTGAAAGAACTTGAGCATCAGGGAGGAGAAAACCTCTCCGAAGTTTACCTCCCCGAAGAAGCTAAGGAAGGGATCGAAAAGGCCCAAAAGCTCTATCAAGACCTTCGGGAGGTCTATGCTGAAGAAAAGACTCCCAAGGAAAGCCTCCTCTTAAGTGATCTCATCCTCTCCGAAGAAGAGGTCCCCGAAAAGGAGATCGCCGCCATTGTTACCCAAGGAAAATCAATGGTTCCCGCCCTGATCGATCTCCTCACATCTTCCACCTTTTATGACCCTCTCTATCCAGGATACGGAAGGAGCCCCATTTTCGCCGCAAGGTGCCTGGCAAAAATTAGAGATGAGCGGGCGATTCCTCCCCTTTTCGAAGCTCTCGGTCAAGATAATTTCTTTACAGACGAAGAAGTGATCCATGCCCTAGCCTCTTTTGGGGAGAAAGCGAAAGCCTTTCTGATTCAAAGGCTCAAGCAAGAACCCTTCTCCAAAGATAATGAGTATGCAGCCATTGCTCTGACTGGCTTTACAGAGGATGAAGAGATCGGAAAAGGAGCGCTTGAAGTCCTTGAAAACGAGAAGACTCTTAAAAAGCCCCTTTTTGCGACCTATCTGATCTTTGCCTGCACCGACCTTACAGAAGAAGCTGAAAGAGAGCGCTTTATTGCCATCGCAAAAAAGAAAGGGCCTTCAAAAACTCTTCTTGATGAGATGTTGATCGTCATCAAAAATTGGAAAAAATCTCCTTGA
- the lipA gene encoding lipoyl synthase — protein MRRRSIFHRRGKSSLTQELFNNRPKKLSRLPDNPESGKVKGRFPSWLHRKLPRGKELFETHSILGGLPTVCEEAKCPNRLECYSNKTATFLALGKKCTRACGFCDIDFSKAPMPPDEEEPKKIATSVKGLGLKHVVITMVARDDLPDQGATHIANIIHAIREENPEATVEVLTSDFSGDVKPLYIVLDAKPEIFNHNIETVRRLSPRVRHKATYERTLELLRQVKTSGKVPFVKSGIMVGLGETDDEVKETIDDLHEVGCSIITIGQYLQPNKNKLLVKSFVTPEQFKSYETYGESIGVKYMYSGPFVRSSYNASLLKERAFSEAADE, from the coding sequence ATGAGACGCCGATCCATTTTCCACCGAAGAGGAAAAAGTAGCTTGACACAGGAGCTTTTTAACAATCGCCCCAAAAAACTAAGCCGCCTTCCTGACAATCCCGAATCGGGAAAAGTAAAGGGGCGCTTTCCCTCCTGGCTACACCGAAAACTCCCCCGCGGGAAAGAGCTTTTCGAAACCCACTCCATCTTGGGAGGTCTTCCCACCGTCTGCGAAGAGGCCAAATGTCCCAACCGTCTTGAATGCTACTCGAATAAAACCGCTACCTTCCTCGCTTTAGGAAAAAAGTGTACCCGCGCCTGCGGTTTTTGTGATATCGACTTTTCAAAAGCGCCAATGCCCCCCGACGAAGAGGAGCCGAAAAAGATTGCAACATCGGTAAAAGGACTCGGCTTAAAACATGTTGTCATCACCATGGTTGCCCGCGATGACCTTCCCGACCAAGGAGCGACCCACATTGCCAACATCATCCATGCCATTCGAGAAGAAAACCCCGAAGCGACCGTTGAAGTCCTCACCTCCGATTTCTCTGGAGATGTAAAGCCGCTTTACATCGTCCTCGATGCCAAACCAGAAATCTTTAACCACAACATTGAAACGGTCCGCCGCCTCTCTCCCCGTGTCCGTCATAAAGCGACCTATGAGCGGACCCTTGAATTGCTCCGCCAGGTGAAAACCTCAGGAAAAGTTCCCTTTGTCAAGTCGGGGATCATGGTTGGTCTGGGCGAAACCGATGATGAGGTGAAGGAGACAATCGATGATCTTCATGAGGTGGGGTGTAGCATCATTACGATCGGACAATATCTCCAACCCAATAAAAACAAGCTCCTCGTCAAATCCTTTGTGACCCCTGAGCAATTTAAGTCCTACGAAACCTACGGGGAAAGTATCGGCGTCAAGTATATGTACAGCGGACCCTTTGTCCGTTCCAGCTACAACGCCTCTCTTCTTAAAGAGCGCGCATTTAGTGAGGCCGCCGATGAATAA
- the lpdA gene encoding dihydrolipoyl dehydrogenase, giving the protein MAEKQKFDLAVIGAGPGGYVAAIKGAQMGKKVALIEKENLGGTCLNVGCIPSKALLSNAAIFNKIKHAEDFGINVEKVSFDYGKMKTRKDKVVSGIRQSLGGLLKSNGITIFEGFAKFESPKELKVKGKDNALIQADKIIIATGSQPIDIPAFPCDHERILNSTSALELTELPQSMAIIGGGYIGCEFASLFAEFGVKVTIIEALPSIVQAQGKTISEALTSAFTKRGIDIKTNTAVEKIDKTEKGLVVHFKGGDSVSVDKAVVSVGRRLNSEGLGLDKAGLKPGPKGAIEVNEKMETDVPGIYAIGDITAIAMLAHVASHQGIVAAANACGQEAHLHYNAIPAVIFTHPEIAMVGLTAEEAQEKGLNINIGTFPFQALGKSVATNETEGFAQVISDKQTGEIYGAQVIGHEASAMIAEMALAINNELTLECVTDTIHAHPTIPEAWLEASLLANETPIHFPPKRKK; this is encoded by the coding sequence ATGGCTGAAAAGCAAAAATTTGACCTTGCTGTGATTGGTGCAGGACCTGGAGGTTACGTCGCTGCCATTAAGGGCGCGCAAATGGGGAAAAAAGTTGCCCTAATCGAAAAAGAAAACCTGGGGGGGACCTGCTTAAACGTTGGATGTATCCCTTCAAAAGCACTCCTTTCGAACGCAGCGATTTTTAACAAGATCAAACATGCCGAAGACTTTGGAATCAACGTCGAAAAAGTCTCTTTCGACTATGGAAAAATGAAGACGCGGAAAGACAAAGTTGTAAGCGGAATCCGGCAAAGTTTAGGCGGCCTTTTAAAGTCGAATGGGATTACGATTTTTGAGGGCTTTGCAAAGTTTGAATCTCCAAAAGAGCTCAAAGTCAAAGGAAAAGATAACGCCCTTATTCAGGCCGATAAAATCATCATCGCTACAGGGTCGCAGCCCATCGATATTCCTGCTTTCCCTTGTGATCATGAGCGGATTTTAAACTCCACCTCTGCTCTAGAGTTGACCGAACTTCCCCAGTCGATGGCGATCATTGGCGGCGGCTATATTGGGTGTGAGTTTGCCTCTTTATTTGCAGAGTTTGGTGTCAAGGTCACAATCATCGAAGCACTTCCTTCCATTGTTCAAGCGCAAGGAAAAACGATTTCAGAGGCCCTGACCTCCGCCTTCACAAAACGGGGTATCGACATCAAAACAAATACCGCCGTTGAAAAGATCGATAAGACAGAAAAGGGGCTTGTTGTCCACTTTAAAGGGGGCGATTCGGTCAGTGTGGATAAGGCAGTTGTCTCTGTTGGAAGACGGCTGAACTCTGAAGGGCTTGGTCTTGATAAGGCAGGGCTAAAACCGGGTCCTAAGGGAGCAATCGAAGTGAACGAAAAGATGGAAACCGATGTTCCCGGTATTTATGCGATTGGAGACATCACTGCGATCGCAATGCTTGCTCACGTTGCCTCTCACCAGGGAATTGTCGCTGCTGCTAATGCATGTGGACAGGAGGCTCACCTCCATTACAATGCAATTCCTGCGGTGATCTTTACTCACCCCGAAATTGCGATGGTTGGATTGACAGCCGAAGAGGCGCAGGAAAAAGGACTCAATATCAATATCGGAACGTTCCCCTTTCAAGCGCTGGGAAAATCGGTTGCCACCAATGAAACCGAAGGGTTTGCTCAGGTCATTTCTGACAAACAGACAGGGGAAATTTATGGAGCCCAAGTGATCGGCCATGAAGCTTCTGCAATGATTGCTGAGATGGCCCTTGCGATTAACAACGAGCTCACATTAGAGTGTGTTACAGATACGATTCATGCTCACCCGACCATTCCGGAGGCATGGCTCGAGGCTTCTCTTCTAGCAAATGAGACGCCGATCCATTTTCCACCGAAGAGGAAAAAGTAG
- a CDS encoding SEC-C metal-binding domain-containing protein, whose product MEEDSIGRNDPCICGSGKKYKKCCKGKVGLK is encoded by the coding sequence ATGGAAGAGGACTCCATAGGGAGAAATGATCCCTGCATTTGTGGGAGTGGAAAAAAGTATAAGAAGTGTTGCAAGGGTAAGGTTGGGTTGAAATGA
- a CDS encoding DUF1186 domain-containing protein, with protein MKVSKVDIDRILSGEHTEFTADEKKNLLENREEIIESLDAFLFQEVSDLVEEGECSDPTALYWGFRLGVFVQAPFMFDRLLELCYASTEAIDEAMGWLFSTGELPYLFAYAASGNWEEIKPLIEDAELDEYVRAACLDSIMFMVGLGKVSRLEVIPYAKELIKGVLEDEDDRTGFFAVALVNICEKLCAEECTEGVRELFGCFLIDPTQTSIEYFLEALEQGKESCIKELQETVKRYQILNNLKSDEPSEKKSDETPSPPKREMSKKPAAMGRNDPCLCGSGKKYKKCCLKHSTPFIPRTDFDISFEPLETCEAFNTLPEKERDIVNSFLLKVKADPKGTIEDILHYLEKYPNVPRLYNFLFSAYRLLDQPRKAAQVLKKTVELFPNYLFGLVEYSLYFLRRGELDQAHVALNHAMTLTDLYPDRKVFHSTEVEAFFYALAQLFIKKEEFNHVKGYLDLLKKINSESNLAKDVEMKMDGALSMHTIAESFKELGKNNS; from the coding sequence ATGAAGGTCAGCAAAGTCGATATCGATAGAATTCTTTCGGGGGAACATACAGAATTTACGGCGGATGAAAAGAAAAATCTTCTGGAAAATAGGGAGGAGATCATCGAGTCGCTCGATGCTTTTCTTTTCCAGGAGGTTTCCGATCTTGTAGAAGAGGGGGAGTGTTCAGACCCCACGGCTCTTTACTGGGGCTTTAGGTTGGGGGTTTTTGTTCAGGCGCCATTTATGTTTGATAGGCTTCTTGAGCTTTGTTATGCCTCTACCGAAGCGATTGACGAGGCGATGGGGTGGCTCTTTTCAACTGGAGAGCTTCCCTACCTATTCGCTTATGCAGCCTCTGGTAACTGGGAAGAGATTAAGCCCTTGATTGAAGATGCAGAGCTTGATGAATATGTAAGGGCGGCTTGCTTGGATTCGATTATGTTCATGGTGGGGTTGGGAAAGGTGAGCCGCTTAGAGGTGATTCCTTATGCCAAGGAGCTTATAAAGGGGGTTTTGGAGGATGAGGACGATAGGACAGGTTTTTTTGCCGTTGCTCTTGTCAATATTTGTGAAAAGCTCTGTGCCGAGGAGTGCACTGAAGGGGTTCGGGAACTTTTTGGGTGTTTTTTAATCGATCCAACGCAGACTTCCATTGAGTACTTTCTTGAAGCTCTTGAGCAAGGAAAAGAATCTTGCATAAAAGAGTTGCAAGAAACGGTCAAACGCTACCAAATTTTAAATAACCTTAAATCGGATGAACCGAGCGAAAAGAAGTCCGATGAGACTCCTAGTCCCCCGAAAAGGGAGATGAGTAAAAAACCAGCAGCTATGGGGAGAAACGATCCCTGCCTCTGCGGGAGTGGAAAAAAATATAAAAAGTGTTGTCTAAAGCACTCTACCCCTTTCATCCCTCGTACCGACTTTGATATCTCTTTTGAACCTTTGGAGACTTGTGAAGCTTTCAATACCCTTCCTGAAAAAGAAAGGGATATTGTTAATAGCTTTCTTTTAAAGGTTAAGGCTGATCCAAAGGGTACTATTGAAGATATTCTCCATTACTTAGAAAAATATCCGAATGTTCCAAGACTGTACAACTTTCTCTTCAGTGCTTATCGTTTGTTGGATCAACCGAGGAAAGCAGCGCAGGTTCTTAAAAAAACGGTCGAACTTTTTCCCAATTATCTGTTTGGTTTGGTGGAGTATTCTCTCTATTTTTTAAGGAGGGGAGAGCTAGACCAGGCTCATGTGGCTTTAAACCATGCGATGACCCTTACCGATCTTTATCCTGATAGGAAGGTATTTCATTCTACTGAAGTGGAAGCTTTTTTTTATGCCTTAGCCCAACTCTTTATAAAGAAAGAGGAGTTTAATCATGTAAAGGGCTATTTGGATCTTTTGAAGAAGATTAACTCTGAGAGCAATCTTGCAAAAGATGTTGAAATGAAAATGGATGGGGCTTTGAGCATGCATACTATAGCAGAATCTTTTAAGGAGCTGGGCAAAAATAACTCTTAA